In Osmia bicornis bicornis chromosome 10, iOsmBic2.1, whole genome shotgun sequence, one genomic interval encodes:
- the LOC114874253 gene encoding alpha-(1,3)-fucosyltransferase 10, with the protein MLYSHKKMYFMLMTIVAVTLSIIIYQMYSIEIEGDNKLYYSGEVPIILWWTPFGTDGKLRDCGHYQCYFTNNRSFQYHQKINSILFYGSAFQINDLPTWKSDQVPWGLLHEESPRNNPILVHQEALNLFTYSSTFSRFSDVPLTLIDLPGITELLSKKYFVTTQEKTKLMHTKNLAPLLYIQSDCDTASNRDIYVAELMKYIRVDSYGVCLNNAQLDTRLKENYLETLNSEDFLSFISNYKFTIAFENAVCQDYITEKLWRPLIVGSVPIYYGSPSFKDWLPNNMSAISMLEFKDPISLANFLHELSSNETEYDKYLSHKLIDNYEIPNQRLKKALEKNKRWFRNEFGNYVEEFECFICEKLEKSRKTKFVNKEHYECPLPINPLTNKIDHNNWWVKQWILEKCSAKLLTYYLQNNLTINMGNFEKEKLQLYNNNDC; encoded by the exons atgttataCTCTCacaaaaaaatgtattttatgCTTATGACAATTGTTGCTGTCACATtaagtataataatttatcag atgtattcaattgaaattgaaggtgataacaaattatattattcag gaGAAGTACCTATAATTTTATGGTGGACTCCTTTTGGAACTGATGGAAAACTTAGAGATTGTGGACATTATCAATGTTATTTTACCAACAATAGATCATTTCAGTATCATCAAAAGATAAAT AGTATTCTTTTTTATGGTAGTGCTTTTCAAATTAACGATTTACCAACATGGAAATCTGACCAAGTTCCCTGGGGTTTACTTCACGAAGAATCTCCAAGAAACAACCCAATCCTAGTTCATCAGGAAGCTTTAAATCTTTTTACATACTCTTCAACATTTAGCAGATTTAGCGATGTACCTCTGACACTCATAGATCTACCTGGAATTACAGAATTATTAA GTAAAAAATACTTTGTTACAACGCAAGAAAAGACTAAATTAATGCATACGAAAAACCTTGCACCATTGCTTTACATACAATCCGACTGTGATACTGCAAGTAATAGAGATATTTATGTAGCGGAATTAATGAAATACATACGCGTAGATTCATATGGCGTATGTTTGAATAATGCTCAATTAGATACAAG GCTAAAGGAAAATTACCTTGAAACATTAAATAGCGAGgattttctctctttcatcAGCAATTACAAATTTACAATAGCTTTTGAAAATGCAGTCTGTCAGGATTATATCACGGAAAAATTGTGGAGGCCCCTTATTGTTGGATCTGTACCTATATATTATGGATCACCTTCATTTAAG GATTGGCTTCCAAATAATATGTCTGCAATTTCAATGTTGGAATTTAAAGATCCAATAAGTTTGGCCAATTTTTTACACGAACTTTCTTCCAATGAAACTGAatatgataaatatttatcacataaattaattgataattatgaaatacCTAATCAAAGACTTAAGAAAGcattagaaaagaataaaagatgGTTTCGAAATGAATTTGGAAATTACGTCGAAGAATTCGAATGTTTTATTTGCGAAAAGttagaaaaatcaaggaaaacgAAATTTGTTAACAAGGAACATTATGAATGTCCACTGCCAATAAACCcgttaacaaataaaattgatcATAATAATTGGTGGGTAAAGCAATGGATTTTAGAAAAGTGTAGTGCAAAATTATTAacttattatttacaaaataatttgacAATTAATATGGGCaatttcgaaaaagaaaaactgcAATTGTATAACAATAATGACTGCTAA
- the LOC114874250 gene encoding tubulin-specific chaperone D, whose amino-acid sequence MVLNDCPDSDIIGCGFSAFKEIDEVIALISELKKADLSSSLVEKNRDRFNFILSQYQDQRQLLDPHLDDILQPLIGIIKDENSTESMQHNAFKYIFVVMSVKTYKNIVTYLPHEVTDLLPVLRMLEKQDINDVETWETRYVLLIWLSIISKIPFPLSRLEVSDVTLEESIIVRIIKICKLFCLSKDACAVAAVFLIANFLTRSDVKNVYLGEMIIWSLQCVEDDPLRHGPLAVIAAILKHNAREDVKPHIQIILDKVLQFHLNDNPADLIRKFGIKIVQRIGLVLLGTKLASWRYQKASRPISLLPNAKNSNTIESIEEAKNIPFYHDDQDIPPAIEDIIEQLIQGLRDKVITIRWSAAKGIGRITARLPIDLADEVVGFVLNLFSGRESDSAWHGGCLALAELGRRGLLLPHRLKDVIPVVVQALVFDEPRAYGSIGYLIRDAACYVCWSFARAYDSDIFQPYVKEIAAMLLVVTCFDREINCRRAASAAFQENVGRQGNFPHGIEILTIADYFEVGVRNHAYLKISTQIAQYEEYTKPLIDHLVTRKVTHWDTALRELSAKALFNLTPIDPNYIKDTVLPNLLDMLNSIDLNIRHGAVLAIAEILEALHNCFNDNIENIIGASAVENIRNIVSTFRKRGQFKGLGGELMKQACAVLIKKCSIVHFPISREMIYDWQDLLEECLSHEVSTVKIKAAETHTEFFRKYYANLDSEDRNAVINRYLDNLQSNNQLVRIGFAQAIGYFPLFILCERVKDIIEALIKCIEISTSTLKWAESRKEAIHALIMVCQTLGVKEADKWQAFVPDLYRCYLLALKEYTIDSRGDIGAWVREAAMNGLHMLTNLVSQAKLVSVLNEELMANIIGGIAQQAVERIDGIRAQAGIVFSALIHSDPPLPNIPYHEELKTIFPYDECKESMEWRMESATFPRFIKMLSYPPYTMNLLRGIVFSVGGLSESLVKHSSVSLFSYLQEIDELGLTNLCYKILQIFEESHKNERMITSMLAFLDRLLSSGCIQIVLDDSKNGIAERILILLKVEIKNTSNTKLVISSINVFCQLLQIHGPVAKRAFCQLSIFLCHKYRCIRKVAATKTYEALTLYGEEMDLSEEDLTKLLTKLNVTDWEQPVSELRSIRNDLCDLMKVPAPIVQTKLTN is encoded by the exons atggtgTTGAATGATTGTCCGGACTCGGACATAATTGGTTGTGGATTCAGTGCGTTTAaggaaattgatgaagtgatcGCTTTGATTTCGGAATTGAAGAAAGCTGATCTATCTTCGAGTCTTGTTGAAAAAAATCGAGATCGTTTCAACTTTATCTTGTCGCAGTATCAGGATCAAAGGCAATTACTGGATCCACATTTAGATGACATTCTACAACCACTGATTGGTATCATCAAAGATGAAAATTCTACAGAGAGCATGCAGCATAATgccttcaaatatatttttgttgtTATGTCAGTCAAGACGTACAAAAACATTGTTACGTATCTCCCACACGAG GTGACAGATCTCCTTCCTGTTTTGCGGATGCTGGAAAAGCAAGATATAAATGATGTAGAAACATGGGAAACTCGTTATGTACTTCTGATTTGGCTTTCTATCATTTCAAAGATACCGTTTCCACTATCACGTTTGGAAGTCTCTGATGTGACATTAGAAGAATCAATAATAGTCAGAATTATAAAGATATGTAAACTATTTTGCTTGTCAAAGGATGCTTGTGCAGTAGCTGCAGTTTTCTTAATTGCCAATTTCTTAACAAGATCAGACGTTAAAAACGTATATTTGGGAGAAATGATAATTTGGAGTTTACAGTGCGTGGAAGATGACCCCTTAAGACACGGTCCTTTAGCCGTTATAGCGGCGATATTAAAACACAACGCAAGAGAAGACGTTAAACCGCACATCCAAATAATTTTAGACAAAGTTTTACAGTTCCATTTGAACGATAATCCCGCCGATCTCATTCGGAAGTTCGGTATAAAGATCGTACAAAGAATTGGTTTGGTATTATTAGGAACAAAATTAGCTTCATGGAGATATCAGAAAGCTAGTAGACCAATATCCTTGCTACCAAATGCTAAAAATAGTAACACTATAGAAAGCATAGAAGAAGCTAAAAATATTCCGTTTTATCACGACGATCAGGATATTCCACCGGCGATAGAAGATATTATCGAGCAACTTATACAAGGGCTCAGAGATAAAGTAATTACAATACGATGGTCTGCTGCGAAAGGAATTGGTAGAATAACAGCAAGATTACCAATAGATTTAGCAGACGAAGTAGTAGGATTTGTATTAAACCTTTTCTCTGGTCGAGAGTCTGATTCTGCCTGGCATGGTGGTTGTTTAGCATTAGCAGAATTAGGACGGCGGGGACTTCTTTTGCCTCATCGATTAAAGGATGTGATACCAGTTGTTGTTCAGGCATTGGTATTCGATGAACCACGTGCTTATGGATCAATTGGATACTTGATCAGAGATGCTGCCTGTTACGTTTGTTGGTCATTCGCAAGGGCATACGATTCTGATATTTTTCAACCCTACGTAAAAGAGATTGCAGCTATGTTATTAGTTGTTACTTGTTTCGATAGAGAAATTAATTGTAGAAGAGCCGCCTCTGCGGCGTTTCAAGAGAATGTGGGTAGACAGGGAAACTTTCCCCATGGAATAGAAATACTTACTATTGCTGATTATTTCGAAGTTGGTGTTAGAAATCATGCATACTTAAAGATTAGTACGCAAATTGCACAGTATGAAGAATATACAAAACCTCTGATCGATCATTTAGTCACAAGAAAAGTAACTCATTGGGATACAGCGCTTAGAGAACTTTCAGCCAAGGCTCTATTTAATTTAACCCCTATAGATCCAAATTACATTAAAGATACAGTTTTACCAAACTTATTAGATATGTTAAATTCTATCGACTTAAATATCAGACACGGTGCGGTATTGGCTATTGCAGAAATATTGGAAGCATTGCACAATTGTTTTAATGacaatattgaaaatatcatTGGGGCGTCAGCGGtagaaaatataagaaatatagTGAGCACTTTTAGAAAAAGAGGACAATTCAAAGGTCTTGGAGGAGAATTAATGAAGCAAGCTTGTGCTGTACTTATAAAGAAATGCTCTATCGTTCATTTTCCAATATCCAGGGAAATGATTT ATGACTGGCAGGATCTTCTAGAAGAATGTTTGAGCCATGAAGTATCTACGGTAAAAATAAAAGCTGCCGAAACCCATACagaattttttcgaaaatattatgCCAATCTAGATAGCGAAGACCGTAATGCTGTAATTAATCGTTATCTCGATAATTTGCAATCAAACAATCAGTTGGTTCGAATTGGTTTTGCACAGGCCATTG GATATTTTCCTTTATTCATACTTTGTGAAAGAGTAAAAGATATAATAGAGGCTCTGATTAAGTGTATTGAAATATCAACGAGTACTTTGAAATGGGCAGAAAGTAGAAAAGAAGCTATCCATGCTTTGATAATGGTCTGTCAAACTTTAGGAGTTAAAGAAGCAG ATAAGTGGCAAGCATTCGTACCCGACTTGTATCGTTGTTATTTGTTAGCATTGAAGGAGTATACAATAGATAGTCGTGGAGATATAGGAGCTTGGGTACGAGAAGCAGCTATGAACGGCTTACAT atGCTAACGAATTTAGTGTCACAAGCAAAGCTAGTCTCAGTATTAAACGAGGAGCTAATGGCAAATATTATTGGAGGAATTGCACAGCAAGCTGTTGAAAGAATTGATGGAATTCGAGCACAAGCTGGAATTGTTTTCAGTGCGCTTATTCACAGTGATCCTCCTCTACCGAACATTCCGTATCACGAGGAATTAAAAACTATTTTCCCTTATGACGAGTGTAAAGAAAGTATGGAATGGCGAATGGAATCTGCTACTTTTCCACGATTTATTAAGATGTTATCTTATCCTCCGTACACGATGAACCTCTTACGAGGAATTGTATTTAGTGTCGGAGGCTTAAGTGAATCTTTG GTTAAACATTCTAgcgtttctttattttcttatttacaAGAAATAGATGAATTAGGCCTGACAAATTTATGTTATAagattttacaaatttttgaagaaagccacaaaaatgaaagaatgatTACGTCCATGCTGGCCTTTTTGGATCGTTTACTTAGTTCCGGATGTATACAAATTGTTCTTGATGATTCTAAGAATGGAATTGCGGAACGAATTTTAATACTACTTAaggttgaaattaaaaatacaagcAATACCAAGTTGGTAATCAGCAGTATAAATGTTTTTTGTCAGCTTTTGCAG ATACATGGACCAGTAGCGAAGAGAGCATTTTGCCAACTGAGCATCTTTCTTTGTCATAAGTACAGGTGCATACGAAAGGTTGCTGCTACAAAAACCTACGAAGCTTTAACTCTATACGGAGAAGAAATGGACCTTTCGGAAGAGGACTTAACTAAACTTTTGACTAAATTAAATGTTACCGATTGGGAACAACCGGTATCCGAACTTCGATCAATCAGGAATGATCTTTGTGATTTAATGAAAGTACCTGCTCCTATTGTGCAAACTAAACTAACGAACTGA